In Alosa alosa isolate M-15738 ecotype Scorff River chromosome 23, AALO_Geno_1.1, whole genome shotgun sequence, a single window of DNA contains:
- the bora gene encoding protein aurora borealis isoform X1 — protein sequence MAEVGEPQITPETPGRPAIRNPFESPNDYHRLHEPFVPSPTIFRSSCASSATPAKFKWSIDEMSNLLPVDIDPEDINRQSFYLSQTRIDFEIEQKRQNAIEQFFTKGAIVPSPWAAPVSTLKHHGKGSSSPFVTDEPESSRKTNATCQTILSLPVDFDLEKVLGEHYKVEEVSEQVQETLSSSSLRRKLFLDGQGSGSESSNPPSPERGPYMESLSGKEAMSPSFTSPLQCDVPILTSSSGQFSSSPIQGRFCNYSLGSATSPMFPDRSSPTFKSPTLSPIGPQQAETPLSGERKRLTFLTPEGVPLSSSDMDVRCRGDSPYVEGCSPIRNCSPLRPRHRVGVWGSPSHLSPILPILSTIPQAVEPLHAMELDCSSPQTEAALPGHTLSTQSPSELMEQGEDSRGSAGQGEPADTTDRCGKEQLDCGWTKEIQEEEEDEEDEEEEVQGGNGLSFPKHLTSSRTGSLSNAESLHMFTSLLAEGSLIPPDGSMQVDSGYNTYSAGTTSLMEGISCDSQSKEASDVHIPEEGHQLYTKFMKSKIVLPHH from the exons ATGGCAGAGGTAGGAGAGCCTCAGATCACACCAGAAACACCCGGCAGACCAGCAATCCGCAACCCCTTTGAGAGCCCAAATGACTACCACCGCTTGCACGAACCATTTGTACCAAGTCCTACCATCTTTCGGAGCTCTTGTGCCTCGTCAGCT ACGCCAGCAAAGTTCAAGTGGTCCATAGATGAGATGTCAAACTTGCTCCCAGTAGACATTGACCCAGAGGACATCAACAGACAATCCTTCTACTTGAGTCAAACAAG GATAGACTTTGAAATTGAACAGAAACGACAAAATGCAATTGAACAG TTTTTTACCAAAGGCGCTATTGTTCCCTCCCCATGGGCAGCCCCAGTAAGCACACTGAAGCATCATGGGAAGG GTTCTTCATCCCCATTTGTCACTGATGAGCCAGAATCATCCAGAAAAACAAATG cAACATGTCAAACAATCCTCTCTTTACCTGTGGACTTCGATCTTGAAAAAGTATTGG GAGAACACTACAAAGTGGAGGAGGTATCTGAGCAGGTGCAGGAGACGCTGAGCTCCTCTTCCCTCCGCCGGAAACTCTTCCTTGACGGACAAGGCAGTGGATCGGAGTCCTCGAACCCCCCAAGTCCTGAGAGGGGCCCGTATATGGAAAGCCTTAGTGGCAAGGAGGCCATGTCCCCCAGCTTCACGTCACCCCTGCAGTGTGATGTTCCCATTCTAACCTCATCCTCG GGTCAGTTCTCATCCAGTCCCATCCAAGGGAGATTTTGCAACTACAGCCTGGGTAGTGCCACTAGCCCCATGTTCCCTGACCGCTCCTCCCCGACCTTCAAATCTCCTACCTTGTCCCCCATTGGACCCCAACAGGCTGAGACTCCACTTTCAG GTGAACGGAAGCGTCTGACATTCCTCACTCCTGAAGGCGTTCCGCTGAGCAGCTCAGACATGGATGTCCGTTGCCGTGGCGACAGCCCCTACGTTGAGGGCTGCTCCCCGATTCGTAACTGCTCGCCCCTCCGGCCCCGGCACAGGGTTGGTGTGTGGGGGTCCCCGTCGCATCTCTCCCCCATCTTGCCCATCCTCAGCACCATCCCACAGGCTGTGGAGCCCCTGCATGCCATGGAGCTGGACTGCAGCTCCCCCCAGACAGAGGCGGCCCTCCCTGGGCACACTCTCTCCACTCAGTCCCCCTCTGAACTAATGGAGCAGGGAGAGGACTCGAGAGGGTCCGCCGGGCAGGGGGAGCCGGCGGACACAACTGACAGGTGTGGAAAGGAGCAGCTGGACTGTGGCTGGACCAAAGAGAttcaggaggaggaagaggatgaggaggatgaggaggaagaggtgcagGGAGGAAATGGTTTGTCTTTCCCCAAACATCTCACCAGTTCGCGGACGGGCAGCTTGTCCAACGCCGAGAGCCTGCACATGTTCACGTCACTGCTGGCCGAGGGCAGCCTCATCCCACCAGACGGGAGCATGCAG GTGGACAGTGGGTATAACACCTACTCGGCAGGCACAACCAGCCTGATGGAGGGCATCAGTTGTGACAGTCAAAGTAAGGAGGCGTCAGATGTACACATTCCTGAGGAGGGCCACCAGCTTTATACTAAGTTCATGAAATCAAAG ATTGTTCTACCACACCACTGA
- the mzt1 gene encoding LOW QUALITY PROTEIN: mitotic-spindle organizing protein 1 (The sequence of the model RefSeq protein was modified relative to this genomic sequence to represent the inferred CDS: deleted 1 base in 1 codon), which yields MASATNANMNAVRETMDVLLEISRLLNTGLDMESLSICVRLCEQGINPEALSSVIKELRKASDNLKATENSTN from the exons ATGGCTAGTGCTACAAATGCAAACATGAATGCTGTTCGGGAAACAATGGACG TACTGCTGGAGATATCACGCCTATTGAACACAGGCCTGGATATGGAA TCACTGTCTATATGTGTACGGCTGTGTGAGCAGGGCATCAATCCAGAAGCATTGTCCTCTGTCATCAAGGAGCTCCGGAAAGCATCAGATAACTTGAAG GCTACTGAAAACAGCACTAATTAA
- the bora gene encoding protein aurora borealis isoform X2 — protein MAEVGEPQITPETPGRPAIRNPFESPNDYHRLHEPFVPSPTIFRSSCASSATPAKFKWSIDEMSNLLPVDIDPEDINRQSFYLSQTRIDFEIEQKRQNAIEQFFTKGAIVPSPWAAPVSTLKHHGKGSSSPFVTDEPESSRKTNATCQTILSLPVDFDLEKVLEHYKVEEVSEQVQETLSSSSLRRKLFLDGQGSGSESSNPPSPERGPYMESLSGKEAMSPSFTSPLQCDVPILTSSSGQFSSSPIQGRFCNYSLGSATSPMFPDRSSPTFKSPTLSPIGPQQAETPLSGERKRLTFLTPEGVPLSSSDMDVRCRGDSPYVEGCSPIRNCSPLRPRHRVGVWGSPSHLSPILPILSTIPQAVEPLHAMELDCSSPQTEAALPGHTLSTQSPSELMEQGEDSRGSAGQGEPADTTDRCGKEQLDCGWTKEIQEEEEDEEDEEEEVQGGNGLSFPKHLTSSRTGSLSNAESLHMFTSLLAEGSLIPPDGSMQVDSGYNTYSAGTTSLMEGISCDSQSKEASDVHIPEEGHQLYTKFMKSKIVLPHH, from the exons ATGGCAGAGGTAGGAGAGCCTCAGATCACACCAGAAACACCCGGCAGACCAGCAATCCGCAACCCCTTTGAGAGCCCAAATGACTACCACCGCTTGCACGAACCATTTGTACCAAGTCCTACCATCTTTCGGAGCTCTTGTGCCTCGTCAGCT ACGCCAGCAAAGTTCAAGTGGTCCATAGATGAGATGTCAAACTTGCTCCCAGTAGACATTGACCCAGAGGACATCAACAGACAATCCTTCTACTTGAGTCAAACAAG GATAGACTTTGAAATTGAACAGAAACGACAAAATGCAATTGAACAG TTTTTTACCAAAGGCGCTATTGTTCCCTCCCCATGGGCAGCCCCAGTAAGCACACTGAAGCATCATGGGAAGG GTTCTTCATCCCCATTTGTCACTGATGAGCCAGAATCATCCAGAAAAACAAATG cAACATGTCAAACAATCCTCTCTTTACCTGTGGACTTCGATCTTGAAAAAGTATTGG AACACTACAAAGTGGAGGAGGTATCTGAGCAGGTGCAGGAGACGCTGAGCTCCTCTTCCCTCCGCCGGAAACTCTTCCTTGACGGACAAGGCAGTGGATCGGAGTCCTCGAACCCCCCAAGTCCTGAGAGGGGCCCGTATATGGAAAGCCTTAGTGGCAAGGAGGCCATGTCCCCCAGCTTCACGTCACCCCTGCAGTGTGATGTTCCCATTCTAACCTCATCCTCG GGTCAGTTCTCATCCAGTCCCATCCAAGGGAGATTTTGCAACTACAGCCTGGGTAGTGCCACTAGCCCCATGTTCCCTGACCGCTCCTCCCCGACCTTCAAATCTCCTACCTTGTCCCCCATTGGACCCCAACAGGCTGAGACTCCACTTTCAG GTGAACGGAAGCGTCTGACATTCCTCACTCCTGAAGGCGTTCCGCTGAGCAGCTCAGACATGGATGTCCGTTGCCGTGGCGACAGCCCCTACGTTGAGGGCTGCTCCCCGATTCGTAACTGCTCGCCCCTCCGGCCCCGGCACAGGGTTGGTGTGTGGGGGTCCCCGTCGCATCTCTCCCCCATCTTGCCCATCCTCAGCACCATCCCACAGGCTGTGGAGCCCCTGCATGCCATGGAGCTGGACTGCAGCTCCCCCCAGACAGAGGCGGCCCTCCCTGGGCACACTCTCTCCACTCAGTCCCCCTCTGAACTAATGGAGCAGGGAGAGGACTCGAGAGGGTCCGCCGGGCAGGGGGAGCCGGCGGACACAACTGACAGGTGTGGAAAGGAGCAGCTGGACTGTGGCTGGACCAAAGAGAttcaggaggaggaagaggatgaggaggatgaggaggaagaggtgcagGGAGGAAATGGTTTGTCTTTCCCCAAACATCTCACCAGTTCGCGGACGGGCAGCTTGTCCAACGCCGAGAGCCTGCACATGTTCACGTCACTGCTGGCCGAGGGCAGCCTCATCCCACCAGACGGGAGCATGCAG GTGGACAGTGGGTATAACACCTACTCGGCAGGCACAACCAGCCTGATGGAGGGCATCAGTTGTGACAGTCAAAGTAAGGAGGCGTCAGATGTACACATTCCTGAGGAGGGCCACCAGCTTTATACTAAGTTCATGAAATCAAAG ATTGTTCTACCACACCACTGA